In the genome of Lagopus muta isolate bLagMut1 chromosome 29, bLagMut1 primary, whole genome shotgun sequence, the window ACGCCATCGATGCTGAACGGAGGGACGGCGCTGCACATCCGTGCTGCTGCCAGGTTACGGCTGCCAGAGGAGCAATAATTTGCTGTTTCTGCCTTGCTGAGGATCCCAGCCACCACGCCGTGGGTTCACTGCTCGTTCAGGTGAACTTTTTGCTAGAGAAATCCTTTCCCGTGAGAACAAAGCACGCATCTCCCCTCACTGCCACCTGCATGCAGCCCAGGCTGTGGAGTCGCAGGCTTTGCTCAGCACTTTCCAGCACAACCTCAACAAAATCCTCCTCTGGTGATGGCAGTGAGTGGCTGGGAAGGCAGCAACACTTTGTTGTGCAAACGactgagaaacagaatgaaTTAAGCTGGGTAGAAATTCAgcatcttttttcctcttaaaacaaCTCGGCTTCCAGTCTGCAGTGACCAAACATTTAAAAGTGCAGCGTCAGAAACCCACCAGCATCTGTAACCAACACACAAGCAGTATTTGGAGAATCCGAtctaaaaatgacagcaaaggGAAGTCAGATCGTTACTGTGTCTCAAATTAAATATCCAGAACTAAGAGAATACCGTCTTAAGCAAAAATAATGGTAGAAGTGATGCTCCCCCTCACAGAAGTCCCATCAGTCTTTAAACCTACTGCTGAAATGTTGTTGTTCAACCGCTTTGGTTACGGGTGGCTGCTCCCAGGTTTTCTCTTACACAGGAATTCTTTCTCTTCAAGTGACCGAATCCTTCTTCCTCCTGAAGGGGGATTTCAGTCTTTTCCAAACGCTGCTtttgggtttggattttttctccattgccatcactgcttctttttctttcctgcgGATCTCTCGCACCAGAGCGTGGAACACATCATCAATGTAATAACGGTAGGCAGCAGAAGTTTCAAAGAAAGGACAGTTGAATTCTCGTGCCAAAGCAGAGCCTTCTTCTTTAGagacctgaaaaaaaacacatctgtcAAGAAAGCCAAAACCAGCGAggttcttcctttctctcttcttgttctgctcagcccagagctgcGCGCGCGCCCTCCCAGTTCCACAACTGCCCACCTCCCCTGGTGTCTTTCTCTACAATTCCCCTTCTCTTTCACCCATCATTTCACAAGCTACGTCACCATCTGTAAGCGACCCTCcagacacagcagctctgatcattcataaaacaagaaaagcctTTCAGAGAGAATTCCCTTCTCAGGACGTAATCCTGGCTGCGTGACgcagcagccctcagcccaGGATGAGCTTCTGTCAGTGTGGGGGATTCCTTCCCCTGGTCACTGAAGCTGTGCCcgctccctctgctctgccccacacctcagtATGGATTCCACCTCAGTGACTCTCCTGCCATGCTGAAAAACCACCTCACTCCAGGCACACAAACACCTCTGCAGTTTGTTCTCCTCGTCGCTCTGAAGCTTTGCTCCAAATTGTTTCCCACAGACAAGAGTTACCATTCCCTTAAGCTGAAGCtcactttcctttctgtgcattCTTACCCCCATTATTAATCACACCTCCTTTCTTAGCAGACTTGCATCCTCTGACCTGTAACGTTTGCAAGTGGTTTATCGTGTTACCAtcgaatggcctgggttgaaaaggaccacaatgatcacccagtttcaacccccctgctacgtgcagtGCTGTACATCCAttaaaagcagctcttttcaggaaataaagacagaaaaagccTAAGAGCAGCTGAAACTCAAAGCATCAACTGGAAGATTTCAGTCCCACAGTGGTTAAATGCATTTGGTTATTCAGCAACTCCAGCTGAAATTCATACTGCTCTCGTGTTCAACTTATTACAGTGAACCCAGAAGAACCTGATCTCTTCTATGCCTGCATTTTGAAGCAGAAGCAGGAAGGGGAGCCTCCTGGGGAGCCACACACCTGCCTCAGCTGCGTCAGGTCGGATTTGTTCCCCACCAGAACCACAGGAGTGTCATCGGTGCGCCGCACACGATAGATGAGCTGCTTGAATTCACGCACTTCGTGGAAGCTGCGTCGATCTGTGATGGAGTAGCAGATGATAAATCCCTCTCCAGCCCTCATGTACTGGTCCCTCATGGCCGTGAACTCTGCCTACAAGCAGAACGTGACACAAACACAACCATTTCTAACTGGAAACAAGAGATGCATTCCAAAATCGGCGGCGGAGGAATGCTGTGCAAATTTGGCATCTCCCTCCTCATCCTTTTACACGTGAGACAAAAACTCTGTGGGATCAACACCATCTTTCTCTTGGTaaagaaataacataaatacgtgttttgtatttgtagagtgatccaagggatgaaacCTTCCCTAGGAGGACTGGCTGggacagctggggctgctcagcatggagagctgagagcagcctttcagtttctaaagAAGCTGTAATTGAGGAGGGGACAGAATCATTAGCAGAGTCTGCTGTGAGGAGACTGAGGGATCTCCTGTCTGACTGACTGtatcaaactaaaagaggggagatttccATTAGGAACAGGAAgggagtcatggaatcatagaatcacagaacagcctgggttgcgAAGGAGCACAATGaccatcagttccaaccccctgctgtgtgcagggccccaaccagcagcccaggctgcccagagccacatccagcctggcctccaatgcctgcagggctggggcatccacagcctccttgggcaacctgtgccagtgcctcaccgccctctgggggaaaaacttcctcctcatatccaacctcaacctcccaGTCTCAAAGCAATCCAAAGGCTCTGTGTATTTCTTAAGCCGTTACACATCGCTTGCTGAGTGTGAGCAGTGAGAAGCAACAGAGAGAAACACGTAAAGCAAGAGAGCTGCCTGCATGCCTAAACACAGCATGGGAGCGAAGCTGTGAGCACGCAGATGAATGAAGACAGCTCTAAAGGCCGTTCAGAAGGACAGAAAGGCTCTGTGGAACTCTCTCTGTCTGTGCCCTTGCAGCCTCCCATGCTCTCAGTGGTGCTCACCAACCTGTCCTGCTGTGTCCAAGATATCCAGGTTGGCAGGTTCATCATCGATGCGTATCCGGATCTTATAAGCATCCTCTGGATTCGCAGCACAATTCGGGGAGAACAAATCGTCAACGCCATCGCGAACACCCGTTAATCACCGACACGCAAAGGGAGCGTTACACAAAGGGAGCCCGACGCGGTAACGGCTTCAAAGCATCGGCCGGCGggggggcggagcggggcgggcggtTCTTACCGATGGTCGGGTCGTGGTCCTCAGGAAAGCGATGGCTGATGAACTGCATCGTCATGGCTGCAAAAGGAACGGCGCTGAGCGCGGGGCAACGCGGCCCCGACGGGAACAGCGCGGAGCTCCGCCCTCGCAGCGCGGGaagcgcccggccccgccccgccccgcacGCACCGCTCTTCCCGACGCCGCCGGCGCCCAACATCACCAGCTTGTACTCGCGGGgctgccccgcgccgcccggccGGGCCCCGGCGTCCATCTCCTCAGCGCCGATCGAACCGCCGCCGCTTCTGAGGGTGAGGAAAGCAGCGTGAGCCCGACGGCCCTCAGCGCGGCCCGGCCGCTCCGCTCCTCGCTCACCTCAGGCCGCTCCGTGACCCGTTTCACGCCGCCGCAAGCGCGCGGCCCGGCGCCGAGCTCAGGCGGCGACCCCAAAatggcggcggggccgcgccaAAGAAAGACCGCCCCTACGTAGCCACGCCCCCATGGTCACATGACCACGAGCCTCCTTGGCCCCGCCCCTCCCTGACTTGGAACCATTCCCGATTGCGAAACGGGAATTAAAGGCGCAGCTCATAACAAAGCGCGTTTATACAgcatttatacatttatttataacGAAAGCACGGGTCTCAAGTATTTACAAGACGTAGGAAAGTCAATGTTTGTACAAAGGTGCCAGCCACTCCCAGCGCCAGGGAGCTACCAGTGCTGCTCCGGGAGCTGATGGcgtcccacagcccagcagctgtgcagcacccTGCCCTGCCACCACCGCCACGTTGTGCTTTGTGTCCATAAAGATATTCACACTCCGCTCCCCGTGCTTCACAACGGGAGCGGCGCCTGCAGGCACGGCTCTGTGCCTCTCCTCCTTTGTCGAGCACCGTGAAACAGAACGGGATGGAATCAAAGTGAGTTAAGAGAGTGGGAGAAGCTTGGAGAACCTGCAGGTCCCATACGAACTGCTGAGCAGAATGAAGGAGGCAGGGATTGCTGGAGGTGggggagcagctggcagccGGGGGCGGCAGCAGGATGAACCCACAAAGGACAAAACAACCCCCATCTcagccctcccccccccccaagcacTTGGCTGGAACCAGAAGTCGTGGGGTTAGAGAAACCACattgcaaagaaaacacaacgTGGAGTTACAACAGGAGATGCttaaagtaaaagcaaaatcatCAACTTCAAGAAATGCAACCCAGCAAATTTCTCTGAACTATCAGACGCTGCTTTCCTTTGTTGAAAGTCCAAACATTGAATCCACACAGTCACCATTAACGGGACCGTGAGCACGGGCTGACAGCAGAAGCACTGAATAAAATACAACACCAGATGGGTGGTGAAGTCAGCGTGGCTGAcagcttccttttttgtttttaaagttacCCTGGAAAATGGGAAACAGAGGACAGGTTTCTCTTTCTAGAACCTCCCCCACGCCGTGAGGGACCGGCCCTGTCCAAAAAAACCCTATTTCAAATGGTTTTCATAGATGAcaaattcactgcagaaataaagagtttaaaaataatggagCCCTTTCAAGGCGGAATACTGAACCTTTAGCTTCTGCAAATGTAAAAACAATGCATATTTGCAAAGTTCTCTTTGTAATATACATGCATTAttgctagaggaaaaaaaataataataataaagagaTGAATGAAGACAGTTCTGTAGCTTTTACGGTGCCATCCAAAATGGCATCTGTTGTTTGGCTCGCTGTTGTGAGGAAGGATACTGGTATCCCAAACTCCACCCCTGTGAAAAAGTACTTGCATTTTTATGGCCACCATGTTCCTCCTCTTCATCTGATGAATCTCCAGCATATGCCACCAATCCAAAGCCCTTCTCGgatgttttcatcttctttgcTTGATGATCtaaggggaaggggggggaaaaaaacaacagaacaatcCCCCCGGCCcccaagaaggaaaaataaaaatagagagaGATAAAATGCCCCAAAACAAGTTAATAAAAAAGATGTTAATTGTAAATCGTTAGTTGGACACCATTTTGAGGTCACAAGGCCAATGGTCATCCAAGGTCGAAGGCCACAcgaaacagcagcagcaacagcacatGTGATCCATCAGAACCATGtaagagaacagagaaagaagaaagaaacacacaaGAAAGGTAAAGTTAGCAAACGGGTCAAAGTGATGGCAATCGCACCGTTTTAGAGATCAACACGTAAAGAAAAGTAGAACTTTTGCTCAAAAGAAAGCTAGCAGGAGAACAACCTCTGGGAGCAATACTGCAGAAAAACTAAGGTTAGACGAACTA includes:
- the RIT1 gene encoding GTP-binding protein Rit1; translated protein: MDAGARPGGAGQPREYKLVMLGAGGVGKSAMTMQFISHRFPEDHDPTIEDAYKIRIRIDDEPANLDILDTAGQAEFTAMRDQYMRAGEGFIICYSITDRRSFHEVREFKQLIYRVRRTDDTPVVLVGNKSDLTQLRQVSKEEGSALAREFNCPFFETSAAYRYYIDDVFHALVREIRRKEKEAVMAMEKKSKPKSSVWKRLKSPFRRKKDSVT